A region from the Aliarcobacter thereius LMG 24486 genome encodes:
- a CDS encoding methyl-accepting chemotaxis protein, with protein sequence MKKLNFGTKLLLILLSSVIILLGTMIYFTNSSSYENAEIQAKNLIRTTVEKYAYEKDSIFEKSAIVVQSIKNRLEVSIEKNELLTKEGMVEFQKNVVSDNEFLYGAWVSFADDSYVFSRYDGSDNKIFYTEEGIFQPYIRNDNGKLVEGSLPKFDANDSDIKKAIETRRVSISEPYEYNLFGTKVLMLTVSAPVMVKDKIIAVVGVDFTLDYIHKIISEVTLFETGYLSLYDKEGTIVSHPITSNIGKKLSDVTKEEGVLKIISEGREGKSYSYVNKSLRDGTISYIYSFPFEFLDTNDFWMMTGTVSVPEYMEDANYVRNFSLAFAFVVTLIIIVIVLTSMRALNRNLSLISAGLFSFFSFLNKESKDTKLIELKSEDEFGTMARVINENITKTKALIEQDNILIEDVKRVVESVKEGYLNKRINKSTQNESLEELKRSFNEMLEVTESNVCVDINKVVEILDNYSDLDFRKQIENDNGKISQGINELSHIINDMLKDNKSNGLTLEDSSTTLLANVDKLNLSSNEAAASLEETAAALEEITSNIRNNTNSIAQMAKYSNEITVSSKKGEELANKTTLAMDEINVKVNMVNEAISVIDNIAFQTNILSLNAAVEAATAGEAGKGFAVVAQEVRNLASRSAEAASEIKRIVEEATVKANEGKDIASNMIEGYKGLNESIEQTINLISDVEMSSKEQLSGIEQINDAVNQLDQQTQQNASIASQTNNIALSVDEMAKVIVKDANDKEFIGKNEVKAKVTDIKVIKQENIIKKEEKKEVATKIKKVEKVEKFVSSKTDDEWESF encoded by the coding sequence ATGAAGAAATTAAATTTTGGTACAAAATTATTATTAATTTTGCTTAGCTCAGTGATTATATTATTAGGAACAATGATATATTTTACAAATAGTAGTTCTTACGAAAATGCTGAAATACAAGCAAAGAATCTTATAAGAACAACTGTTGAAAAATATGCATATGAAAAAGATTCAATTTTTGAAAAATCTGCTATTGTGGTTCAATCAATAAAAAATAGATTAGAAGTATCTATTGAAAAAAATGAACTTCTTACAAAAGAAGGAATGGTTGAATTCCAAAAAAATGTAGTAAGCGATAATGAGTTTTTATATGGAGCATGGGTTAGCTTCGCTGATGATAGTTATGTGTTTAGCAGATATGATGGAAGTGATAATAAAATATTTTATACAGAAGAGGGAATATTCCAACCATATATTAGAAATGATAATGGTAAATTAGTTGAGGGTTCTTTACCAAAATTTGATGCAAATGATAGTGATATAAAAAAAGCAATAGAAACAAGAAGAGTTTCTATATCAGAACCATATGAATATAACTTATTTGGTACAAAAGTACTTATGCTAACTGTTTCAGCACCTGTTATGGTAAAAGATAAAATCATAGCTGTTGTTGGAGTTGATTTTACTCTTGATTATATACATAAAATAATATCAGAAGTAACTCTTTTTGAAACAGGTTATTTATCTTTATATGATAAAGAAGGAACAATCGTTTCGCATCCTATAACATCAAATATAGGGAAAAAATTATCTGATGTAACAAAAGAAGAAGGAGTATTAAAAATTATTTCAGAAGGTAGAGAAGGAAAAAGTTATAGCTATGTAAATAAAAGCTTAAGAGATGGAACAATCTCATATATATATTCATTTCCTTTTGAATTCTTAGATACTAATGATTTTTGGATGATGACAGGAACTGTTTCTGTACCTGAATATATGGAAGATGCAAACTATGTAAGAAATTTCTCTTTGGCTTTTGCTTTTGTTGTAACTTTAATAATAATTGTAATAGTTTTAACAAGTATGAGAGCTCTTAATAGAAACTTATCTCTTATTAGTGCTGGTTTATTTTCATTTTTTAGTTTTTTAAATAAAGAGAGTAAAGATACAAAATTAATAGAATTAAAATCAGAAGATGAATTTGGAACAATGGCAAGAGTTATAAATGAGAATATAACAAAGACAAAAGCATTAATAGAACAAGATAATATATTAATAGAAGATGTAAAAAGAGTAGTAGAGTCAGTAAAAGAGGGATATTTAAATAAAAGGATAAATAAATCTACACAGAATGAGTCATTAGAGGAGCTAAAGAGAAGCTTTAATGAGATGCTAGAAGTTACAGAGTCAAATGTATGTGTAGATATAAATAAAGTAGTAGAGATATTAGATAACTATTCAGATTTAGACTTTAGAAAACAAATAGAAAATGATAATGGAAAGATATCTCAAGGAATAAATGAACTATCGCATATAATAAATGATATGCTAAAAGATAATAAATCAAATGGATTAACACTAGAAGATAGTTCAACAACACTTTTAGCAAATGTAGATAAGTTAAATTTATCTTCAAATGAAGCAGCAGCATCTTTAGAAGAAACAGCAGCAGCTCTTGAAGAGATTACTTCAAATATTAGAAACAATACAAATAGTATTGCACAAATGGCAAAATACTCAAATGAAATAACAGTTTCATCTAAAAAAGGAGAAGAGTTAGCAAATAAAACAACTCTAGCTATGGATGAGATAAATGTAAAAGTAAATATGGTAAATGAAGCAATAAGTGTAATAGATAATATAGCATTCCAAACAAATATCCTAAGCTTAAATGCAGCAGTAGAAGCTGCAACTGCTGGAGAAGCTGGAAAAGGATTTGCAGTTGTTGCTCAAGAAGTAAGAAATCTTGCGAGTAGAAGTGCAGAAGCAGCAAGTGAAATAAAAAGAATAGTAGAAGAAGCAACAGTAAAAGCTAATGAAGGAAAAGATATAGCTTCAAATATGATAGAAGGATATAAAGGTTTAAATGAATCAATAGAGCAAACAATAAACCTAATATCAGATGTAGAGATGTCAAGTAAAGAACAACTAAGTGGAATAGAGCAAATAAATGATGCAGTAAACCAATTAGATCAACAAACACAACAGAATGCATCAATAGCATCACAAACAAATAATATAGCACTAAGTGTAGATGAGATGGCTAAAGTAATAGTAAAAGATGCAAATGATAAAGAGTTTATAGGGAAGAATGAAGTAAAAGCAAAAGTAACAGATATAAAAGTAATAAAGCAAGAGAATATAATAAAAAAAGAAGAGAAGAAAGAAGTAGCAACAAAAATAAAGAAAGTAGAAAAAGTAGAAAAATTTGTAAGTAGTAAAACAGATGATGAATGGGAAAGCTTCTAA
- the uvrC gene encoding excinuclease ABC subunit UvrC, which translates to MNLEEKLKQLPNQAGVYQYFDQNGHLLYIGKAKNLKNRVKSYFRFTPKLEANIDLSPRIFKMISETISLEWIIVPNEHDALILENSLIKQLKPKYNVLLRDDKTYPYIYVDLNEDFPRLEITRKIEKGKNIKYFGPYSSGAKDMLDSIYEIIPLVQKKSCIKSNKACLFFQIGKCLAPCEDKIDKKDYKKLLDDALTYIYNKSKLINKLKEKMEFYSNNFRFEEALNIRDRIKTIEKSQIKTAIDLTTNDDLDIFAIKFSSRKAVLVKMFIRDGKLASSSYDFIKMSSDLEFDLEEAYKRSIINYYSNELPIVPKEILLADEILELEDIEDFLQKKFNKKIKIINPKIDKKASIIKIALNNCDELLRLENLKDENSIYRDIKELFSLSVEPNYIEVFDNSHFMGQARVGGMIVWDKELESFNKKEYRNYNLESLDEYSQMKEVLYRRVESFSKSSPPDLWIIDGGSTLLKLAFEIVSSIGVNLDIIAISKQKVDAKAYRAKGNAKDIVHFKQNKEIKSLALLTSDKRLQFIQRLRDEAHRFAISFHKKQKRKEDKEISLLQIKGIGEAKIKKLLLYFGEFQKIRDASFEDLKSVLNEKDAENLIEYFTKEKSGEDSTR; encoded by the coding sequence ATGAATTTAGAAGAAAAACTAAAACAACTTCCTAATCAAGCAGGAGTTTATCAATATTTTGATCAAAATGGACATCTTTTATATATTGGAAAAGCTAAGAATCTAAAAAATAGAGTTAAAAGCTATTTTAGGTTTACTCCTAAATTAGAAGCAAATATAGATTTAAGTCCAAGAATTTTTAAAATGATTAGTGAAACTATATCTTTAGAGTGGATTATTGTTCCAAATGAACACGATGCTTTAATTCTAGAGAATTCATTAATCAAACAACTAAAACCAAAATATAATGTTTTATTAAGAGATGATAAAACTTATCCTTATATATATGTTGATTTAAATGAAGATTTCCCAAGACTAGAAATCACTAGAAAGATTGAAAAAGGTAAAAATATAAAATATTTTGGTCCATATTCAAGTGGTGCAAAAGATATGCTTGATAGTATTTATGAAATTATACCTTTGGTTCAAAAAAAATCTTGTATAAAATCCAATAAAGCTTGTCTTTTTTTCCAAATTGGAAAATGTCTAGCTCCTTGTGAAGATAAAATTGATAAAAAAGATTATAAAAAATTACTTGATGATGCATTAACTTATATTTACAATAAATCAAAACTTATAAATAAACTAAAAGAGAAAATGGAGTTTTATTCAAATAATTTTAGATTTGAAGAAGCTTTAAATATACGAGATAGAATAAAAACTATTGAGAAATCTCAAATAAAAACAGCAATAGATTTAACAACAAATGATGATTTAGATATTTTTGCTATAAAATTTAGTTCAAGAAAAGCTGTATTAGTAAAAATGTTCATAAGAGATGGAAAACTTGCATCATCGAGTTATGATTTTATAAAAATGAGTTCAGATTTGGAGTTTGATTTAGAAGAAGCTTATAAAAGATCAATTATAAACTACTATTCAAATGAACTTCCTATTGTTCCAAAAGAGATTTTATTGGCAGATGAAATTTTAGAACTTGAAGATATAGAAGATTTTTTACAAAAAAAATTTAATAAAAAAATTAAAATTATAAATCCTAAAATAGATAAAAAAGCATCTATTATAAAAATTGCTTTAAATAATTGTGATGAACTATTAAGACTTGAAAATTTAAAAGATGAAAATAGTATTTATCGTGATATAAAAGAGCTTTTCTCTTTAAGTGTTGAACCAAATTATATTGAAGTATTTGACAATTCACATTTTATGGGTCAAGCAAGAGTTGGTGGAATGATTGTTTGGGATAAAGAGCTTGAGAGTTTTAATAAAAAAGAGTATAGAAATTATAATCTTGAAAGCCTTGATGAATATTCACAAATGAAAGAGGTTTTATATAGAAGAGTTGAAAGTTTTTCAAAAAGCAGTCCTCCTGATTTATGGATAATTGATGGTGGATCAACTTTATTAAAACTTGCTTTTGAAATAGTTTCTTCTATTGGGGTAAATTTAGATATTATTGCAATTTCTAAGCAAAAGGTTGATGCAAAAGCATATAGGGCTAAAGGAAATGCAAAAGATATTGTTCATTTTAAGCAAAACAAAGAGATAAAAAGCTTGGCTCTTCTTACTAGTGATAAAAGATTACAATTTATTCAAAGATTGAGAGATGAAGCACATAGATTTGCTATAAGTTTTCATAAAAAACAGAAAAGAAAAGAAGATAAAGAGATTTCACTTTTACAAATAAAAGGTATTGGTGAAGCAAAAATCAAAAAGCTTTTACTCTATTTTGGAGAGTTTCAAAAAATTAGAGATGCAAGTTTTGAAGATTTAAAATCAGTGTTAAATGAAAAAGATGCAGAAAATTTAATTGAATATTTTACAAAGGAAAAAAGTGGCGAAGATTCTACTAGATAA
- a CDS encoding alanine racemase: MAKILLDKNKLFYNLEVISNKARSKDKVAIVLKDNAYGHGLVEIAKLVSEFGIKKAVVRTIKDAQKIESFFPYILVLADTSFHNYSHTFHIAINSVEDIKKVPSKANVHLKIDTGMHRNGISYDEIEDAIFGLLKQKANIAGVFTHHRGADNLSTDFFWQNENFNKAKAKVKKVCEKLFLPLPAFHSCNSSALFRKEFFDEDFARVGIATYGYLDNSQILDFPKLKPIMSLWANKMATRTLEKGQSVGYGGNFTADSKMIVSTYDIGYGDGFLRLDGNTPYLTPKNYNILGRVSMDNLSINSDDDEVCIFDDVTKLAKIHNSISYEITCSLKENIKREIIE; encoded by the coding sequence GTGGCGAAGATTCTACTAGATAAAAATAAGCTATTTTATAATTTAGAAGTAATAAGTAATAAAGCAAGAAGTAAAGATAAAGTGGCAATTGTTTTAAAAGACAATGCTTATGGTCACGGTTTAGTTGAAATTGCAAAACTAGTAAGTGAGTTTGGTATTAAAAAAGCAGTTGTAAGAACTATAAAAGATGCACAAAAAATAGAATCATTTTTCCCATATATTTTAGTTCTAGCTGATACATCTTTTCACAACTATTCACATACTTTTCACATAGCAATAAATAGTGTTGAAGATATAAAAAAAGTCCCATCAAAAGCCAATGTTCATCTAAAAATTGATACTGGTATGCATAGAAATGGAATATCTTATGATGAGATAGAAGATGCTATTTTCGGGCTTTTGAAGCAAAAAGCCAATATTGCAGGAGTTTTCACACATCATAGAGGAGCAGATAATTTAAGTACTGATTTTTTTTGGCAAAATGAAAATTTTAATAAAGCAAAAGCTAAGGTTAAAAAGGTATGTGAAAAACTTTTTTTACCTTTACCAGCTTTTCACTCTTGCAATTCTAGTGCTCTTTTTAGAAAGGAATTTTTCGATGAAGATTTTGCTAGAGTTGGTATTGCAACTTATGGATATTTAGATAATTCACAGATTTTAGATTTCCCAAAATTAAAACCTATTATGTCACTTTGGGCAAATAAAATGGCAACAAGAACTTTAGAAAAAGGGCAAAGTGTTGGTTATGGAGGAAACTTTACAGCTGATTCAAAGATGATTGTTTCAACTTATGATATTGGTTATGGAGATGGTTTTTTAAGATTAGATGGAAATACTCCATACCTTACTCCAAAAAATTATAATATTTTAGGAAGAGTATCAATGGACAATCTTTCTATAAATAGTGATGATGATGAAGTTTGTATTTTTGATGATGTTACAAAACTAGCAAAAATACATAATTCAATCTCTTATGAAATTACTTGCTCATTAAAAGAGAATATAAAAAGAGAGATAATAGAATAA
- a CDS encoding ankyrin repeat domain-containing protein, whose amino-acid sequence MQVTEEELKRYEELQVIALDFARRGKTQDLKAMIEAGISVDLSDHKGNSLLMLATYNGNLETTKMLISRNARIDKKNDRGQTPLAGVCFKGNLEIVQALVEAGANIDEDNGLGTTSMFFASMFGHTDIVRYLQKRKKSTLKDKIYITLSKIIRFFRRK is encoded by the coding sequence TTGCAAGTTACAGAAGAAGAGTTAAAAAGATATGAAGAGCTTCAAGTAATAGCTTTAGATTTTGCAAGAAGAGGTAAAACTCAAGATTTAAAAGCTATGATTGAAGCTGGAATTAGTGTAGATTTAAGTGACCATAAAGGAAATAGCTTATTAATGTTAGCTACTTATAATGGAAATTTAGAAACTACAAAAATGTTAATTTCAAGAAATGCAAGAATTGATAAAAAAAACGATAGAGGACAAACACCACTTGCAGGAGTTTGTTTTAAAGGAAATTTAGAAATTGTTCAAGCTTTAGTAGAAGCAGGAGCAAATATAGATGAAGATAATGGTTTAGGAACTACTTCAATGTTTTTTGCAAGTATGTTTGGACATACAGATATTGTAAGATATCTTCAGAAAAGAAAGAAATCTACTTTAAAAGATAAAATATATATTACTTTATCTAAAATTATAAGATTTTTTAGAAGAAAATAG
- a CDS encoding efflux RND transporter permease subunit, which translates to MKIEKIILDILNSKRKTFLVLFTTFLLFILSVLSLPSEILKAKMLPDKDSDSFSIYVDLKDGSSIYQTKELVNCITNSLQKEENITNISAFLSQGQPIDFAGLVKQSSLKYKESQAELMINIKRFKDRDITSYNLVNKLRNEVLNSCSSEDAVIKFIQLPAGPPVLASLVAEVYGGVNFQSRRDFAQKVANVFKNQNTLVDIDILADEDYRVFSLNINNNKTIMSGVDLEHLKATLYIAFEGMSIAVVNNRYKESQIPIFLRLNNSKNLSSNSKSALNSKLSSLKIMNNKGQMISISELVSINESIKEPEISSKNMNPLINVIAETSNDSQIYPLLDSRNEIINSFNKDYDVIKTNMLNLAFVDKLNGEKFDLIFDGELKVTIDTFIDLGGAFIIALVLIFLLMVIYYKSFSLSGAIVLSSFVSIIGVIFAHIIMDIFTEDIFYLTATSLIGFIALIGINSRNSTLIIDFAKQLKNEQNLNTNEAIAKAAATRSKPIILTVLVLVFASSLIANDAVFGGLGVALIGGTLISYVVSMFFVPIVIKNSLNKY; encoded by the coding sequence ATGAAAATAGAAAAAATAATTTTAGATATTTTAAATAGTAAAAGAAAAACTTTTCTTGTACTATTTACTACTTTTTTACTTTTTATATTATCTGTTTTATCTCTTCCTAGTGAGATTTTAAAAGCAAAAATGCTTCCAGATAAAGATTCAGACTCTTTTTCTATTTATGTAGATTTAAAAGATGGTTCAAGTATTTATCAAACAAAAGAGCTTGTAAATTGTATTACAAACTCTTTACAAAAAGAGGAAAACATAACAAATATATCAGCATTTTTATCTCAAGGTCAGCCAATAGATTTTGCTGGTCTTGTAAAACAAAGTTCTTTGAAATACAAAGAGAGTCAAGCTGAACTTATGATAAATATAAAAAGATTTAAGGATAGAGATATTACAAGTTACAATCTTGTAAATAAGTTACGAAATGAAGTTTTAAACTCTTGCAGTAGTGAAGATGCTGTTATTAAATTTATTCAACTTCCAGCTGGTCCACCTGTTTTGGCATCTTTAGTTGCTGAAGTTTATGGAGGAGTAAATTTTCAAAGTAGAAGAGATTTTGCACAAAAAGTTGCAAATGTATTTAAAAATCAGAATACTTTAGTAGATATTGATATTCTTGCAGATGAAGATTATAGAGTTTTTAGTTTAAATATAAACAACAATAAAACAATAATGAGTGGAGTTGATTTAGAACATCTAAAAGCAACTTTATATATAGCTTTTGAAGGAATGAGTATAGCTGTTGTAAATAATAGATATAAAGAGAGTCAAATTCCTATTTTCTTAAGATTAAATAATAGTAAAAATCTATCAAGCAACTCAAAATCTGCTCTAAATTCAAAACTTAGTTCATTAAAGATAATGAATAACAAAGGTCAAATGATAAGTATTTCAGAACTTGTTTCAATAAATGAATCTATAAAAGAACCAGAGATTAGTTCAAAAAATATGAATCCACTAATAAATGTAATAGCAGAAACTTCAAACGATAGCCAAATATATCCTCTTTTAGATTCAAGAAATGAAATTATAAATAGTTTTAATAAAGATTATGATGTTATAAAAACCAATATGCTAAATCTAGCTTTTGTTGATAAATTAAATGGTGAAAAATTTGATTTGATTTTTGATGGTGAATTAAAAGTTACTATTGATACTTTTATAGATTTGGGTGGAGCATTTATTATTGCATTAGTTCTAATATTTTTACTAATGGTAATTTATTATAAAAGTTTTTCTTTAAGTGGAGCTATTGTTTTATCTAGTTTTGTATCAATTATTGGTGTAATTTTTGCCCATATTATTATGGATATTTTTACAGAAGATATTTTCTATTTAACTGCCACTAGCTTAATTGGATTTATTGCTTTAATTGGAATAAATTCTAGAAATTCAACACTTATCATAGATTTTGCAAAACAGTTAAAAAATGAACAAAATCTTAATACAAATGAAGCAATAGCAAAAGCAGCAGCTACAAGGTCAAAGCCTATTATTCTTACAGTTTTAGTTCTTGTATTTGCAAGTTCTTTAATAGCAAATGATGCTGTATTTGGTGGGCTGGGAGTTGCTCTTATTGGGGGAACTTTAATCTCTTATGTAGTTTCAATGTTTTTTGTACCTATTGTTATAAAAAATAGTTTAAATAAATATTGA
- a CDS encoding efflux RND transporter permease subunit translates to MKIWKKQMNRNLNIAGRIAQTFINHPLTFILALFILILGYFSLLLMPKEENPQIKVSGGVVIVALPDAKASEIQKVIVEPLEKKIKEIKGVEHIFSFARDSVGIVQVQFFIGEDKEQSNLKLYDQVMRNMDLMPKNAMQPIIKTMDIDTGIPIATIAFYSEKKDGIDILNKEELYEEVSRIAKKINKIEDVAMVDLKGEKKEQYNIEVDINKLNSYNIALAYVKKHIEALNFNTPNMSTNTSDNSLVVMQIDQAITSVKDLENLIISYNFSTPIYLKDIAKITKSYEIQNKKDAYLYTKKDDGSFEEHSQITLMASKLKGANSVTINEKIFEYMNSIKEPLLSKNIKYIITRDDGYSANIAVNSLIKDLIVSIIIIFILLIFTLGFKEALIVSLTVPMILSLTLFIGFLLGETVNRITLFALIVSLGMLVDAAIIVIENIHRHKAQNPHLDIEKIAINATNEIGNPTNIATIAIVLVFVPMFFVGGMMGEFMHPLPVFVPISLIVSLFVAYAFTPYLVRKILKAKR, encoded by the coding sequence ATGAAGATTTGGAAAAAACAGATGAATAGAAATTTAAATATTGCAGGAAGAATTGCACAAACTTTTATAAATCATCCTTTAACTTTCATTTTAGCTCTGTTTATTTTGATTTTAGGATATTTTTCACTTCTACTTATGCCAAAGGAGGAGAATCCTCAAATAAAAGTAAGTGGTGGAGTTGTAATAGTTGCTCTTCCTGATGCAAAAGCTAGTGAAATTCAAAAAGTTATTGTTGAACCACTTGAAAAAAAGATAAAAGAGATAAAAGGTGTTGAGCATATTTTCTCTTTTGCAAGAGATAGCGTGGGAATTGTTCAAGTTCAGTTTTTTATTGGAGAAGATAAAGAACAATCAAATTTAAAACTATATGACCAAGTTATGAGAAATATGGATTTAATGCCAAAAAATGCTATGCAACCAATTATAAAAACTATGGATATTGATACAGGAATTCCTATTGCTACAATAGCTTTTTATAGTGAAAAAAAAGATGGTATTGATATTTTGAATAAAGAGGAGCTATATGAAGAAGTTAGCCGTATTGCAAAAAAAATAAACAAAATTGAAGATGTTGCAATGGTTGATTTAAAAGGAGAAAAAAAAGAGCAATACAATATTGAAGTCGATATTAATAAATTAAACTCTTACAATATTGCTTTAGCATATGTTAAAAAACATATTGAAGCACTAAACTTTAATACTCCAAATATGAGTACAAATACAAGTGATAACTCTTTGGTTGTTATGCAAATAGATCAAGCAATAACAAGTGTAAAAGATTTGGAAAATCTTATAATATCTTATAATTTTTCAACTCCAATATATTTAAAAGATATTGCAAAAATCACAAAATCTTATGAAATTCAAAATAAAAAAGATGCATATTTATATACAAAAAAAGATGATGGAAGTTTTGAAGAGCATTCTCAAATCACTTTAATGGCATCAAAATTAAAAGGTGCGAATAGTGTAACTATAAATGAAAAAATATTTGAATATATGAATAGCATAAAAGAGCCTTTATTAAGTAAAAATATTAAATATATAATCACAAGAGATGATGGATATAGTGCAAATATTGCTGTAAACTCTTTGATAAAAGATTTAATTGTTTCAATCATCATAATCTTTATTTTACTTATTTTTACTCTTGGATTTAAAGAAGCTTTAATAGTATCTTTAACTGTTCCTATGATTTTATCTTTGACTTTATTTATAGGTTTTTTACTTGGAGAAACAGTAAATAGAATCACACTTTTTGCACTTATTGTATCTTTAGGAATGCTTGTTGATGCGGCTATTATTGTAATAGAAAATATTCATAGACATAAAGCACAAAACCCTCATTTAGATATTGAAAAAATAGCTATAAATGCTACAAATGAGATAGGAAATCCTACAAATATTGCAACAATAGCTATTGTTTTAGTTTTTGTTCCTATGTTTTTTGTTGGTGGAATGATGGGAGAATTTATGCATCCACTTCCTGTTTTTGTACCTATTTCTCTAATTGTTTCACTATTTGTTGCTTATGCATTTACACCTTATTTAGTAAGAAAAATTTTAAAGGCTAAGAGATGA
- a CDS encoding catalase codes for MKKIMTTTGGNPISDNQNSITAGERGPVLLQDYQLIQKLAHQNRERIPERVVHAKGSGAFGTLEINEDISKYTKAKVLQKGEKTKLLLRISTVAGEKGAADAERDVRGFALKFYTKEGNWDLVGNNTPVFFVRDAIKFPDFIHTQKRDPQSNLRSNTAMWDFWSLSPESLHQVTILMSDRGLPKSLRHINGYGSHTYSLINSKNERFWVKFHFKTLQGIETITNQEAEAIVGKDRESNQRDLFENIEKGNFPKWSFEIQIMTEEEAKTCSFNPFDLTKVWPHKDYPMIKVGTMTLNENPKNYFQQVEQAAFSPSNIVPGISFSPDKMLQARIFSYPDAQRYRVGTHYEMLPVNRPISEVNTYNLDGSMNFEIKEPSKAYYEPNSFDGAVEDKSYAEPDLEVGNIAQRYDHRVGNDDFSQPRALFLLMNDNQKNQLFNNIKDAMNGVPQDIINRQLELFEKVHPDYANGVKKALGI; via the coding sequence ATGAAAAAAATTATGACAACAACTGGTGGAAATCCAATTTCTGATAATCAAAACTCAATAACTGCTGGTGAAAGAGGACCAGTATTATTACAAGATTATCAACTTATACAAAAACTAGCACATCAAAATAGAGAAAGAATTCCAGAAAGAGTAGTTCATGCAAAGGGAAGTGGAGCTTTTGGAACTTTGGAAATAAATGAAGATATATCAAAATATACAAAGGCAAAAGTCCTACAAAAAGGTGAAAAAACAAAACTTTTATTAAGAATTTCAACTGTTGCAGGAGAAAAAGGTGCAGCTGATGCTGAAAGAGATGTAAGAGGTTTTGCTCTTAAGTTTTATACAAAAGAAGGTAACTGGGATTTAGTTGGAAATAATACACCAGTATTCTTTGTAAGAGATGCAATAAAATTCCCTGATTTTATACATACACAAAAAAGAGATCCACAATCAAACTTAAGAAGTAACACTGCAATGTGGGATTTTTGGTCTTTAAGCCCTGAAAGTTTACACCAAGTAACAATTCTTATGTCAGATAGAGGATTACCAAAATCATTAAGACATATAAATGGATATGGTTCACATACATATAGTTTAATCAACTCAAAAAATGAGAGATTTTGGGTTAAATTCCACTTTAAAACTCTTCAAGGAATTGAAACTATTACAAATCAAGAAGCAGAAGCTATTGTAGGAAAAGATAGAGAGTCAAATCAAAGAGATTTATTTGAAAATATTGAAAAAGGAAATTTCCCTAAATGGAGTTTTGAAATTCAAATAATGACAGAAGAAGAGGCAAAAACATGTAGTTTTAATCCATTTGATTTAACAAAAGTTTGGCCACATAAAGATTATCCAATGATTAAAGTTGGAACTATGACTTTAAATGAGAATCCAAAAAATTATTTCCAACAAGTTGAACAAGCTGCATTTAGTCCATCAAATATTGTTCCAGGAATTAGTTTTTCACCTGATAAAATGCTACAAGCTAGAATATTCTCATATCCAGATGCACAAAGATATAGAGTTGGAACTCACTATGAAATGTTGCCTGTAAATAGACCAATTTCAGAAGTAAATACATATAATCTTGATGGAAGTATGAATTTCGAAATAAAAGAGCCTTCAAAAGCTTATTATGAGCCAAATAGTTTTGATGGAGCAGTTGAAGATAAAAGTTATGCAGAGCCAGATTTAGAAGTTGGGAATATTGCACAAAGATATGATCATAGAGTTGGAAATGATGACTTCTCTCAGCCAAGAGCTCTATTTTTGCTTATGAATGATAATCAAAAGAATCAACTATTTAATAATATAAAAGATGCTATGAATGGTGTTCCACAAGATATTATAAATAGACAACTTGAACTTTTTGAAAAAGTTCATCCTGATTATGCAAATGGAGTTAAAAAAGCTTTAGGAATATAA